Below is a window of Gemmatimonadota bacterium DNA.
GTTCGATCCCGACGTATAGTACGGCATCCACTCATTCCACAGCACGCTTGCAGTAATCACCACTATCGATGCAATTACCGATCGCGTTGTCACCGCCCGCACGGGTGTTGTTTCCGAGAGTTGTTTGAATCGCTCTGCCATGATAAGTTAGCTTTTAACTGTTTCGTTTATCCAAATCTGCCTTGATCTCTTTGGCTTTTTCGTCGTCGATTTCATAAAATTTCAACAAGATCAATCCCGCCACGGCCAGGATCGCGGGCAATACGGCAAAGAGAAAGCGCATCCAGAACATCACGCCTGGATCTTGTGCCACACCTTTTGTAGCGTCAAATCCAATGATTGCCAGAATATATCCCTGCCCGAGCGCGAATGTCGTCGCCTGTGTCACTTTTTGAAACCAGCCCGTTGCTGCGCCGTACATGCCTTCGCGCCGAAAGCCGGTTTTCCATTCGTCCCAATCGCAAATATCGGCTTTCATCGACGTAATAATGAGCCAGAAGCCCATCTCGCCGATGCGGATAAAGGGCTGTACGATGAGTTGCAAATAGGGCATCGCTGGCGTGTAGCAAAACCACTTCAAAATAGAACCGAGGAGAAGGGAGGTGATTGAAATACCGAGGGTTTTGATCTTTCCGATTCGAGATGACAAATAGGTCAATACGGGAATGGCGGCGAAGGATATAATGGTTCCGATGAGAATAGCATGTCCCTGTATCTCGGCGCCAAATTTTACATCGCCCTGGGCAACGTGATAGATGTTGACATAAGGTCCCAATGCCAGGGTGAAATTGCCACCAAAAATGGTTACGACCGTCAGGCTGCTCAGGATGAGAAATGGTTTGGTCTTCAGGGTTGTTTTGATCGCCCAGCCGACGGGTACTTTTTCCTGTTTGGCCGCCTGTTCTGAGTGGCCTTCGCGCACGAGAAAAACAGTGGGCAATAAAAATAAAAAAATAACCAGCCCAACGCCAATGCCAACATATTTGGCTCCCGTCATGGTGTCGCCAAAAATATCGAGTGTACAAAAATAGAAGAGATAGCCCACGATAATAGTGCTGATCTGCTGAAAAAACGAGCGGTACGCAAAGATATTTGTTCGCTCGTGATAGTTGTGGCTCAGTTCAAAGCCGAGACTGTTGTAGGATACTTGCAAAATGGTGACACAGGTATAGAGGCCCAGACTGGTAAACATAAAATACGCATACAATGCATCTTGACTCAGTCCTTTGGGCACGTTCAAAATGAGTGCGTAGCCAATGGCCGTCAAAATTGCGCCCAGAAAGAGATAGGGTCTGCGCCGTCCCCAGCGAGATTTTGTGTTGTCCGAAAGCCATCCCATAAAGGGATCGGTAATCGCATCCCAGATTCGGGCTGCCAACAACACATTGCCCACGCGAAATGGATGCATGCCCAGCGTAATATTAAAAATGGGGCCTGAGAGCTTTTTGATCGAATTGACACTTGTGTTCATCGGCAAGACGCCGATGCCATAAGCGATTTTTTCGAGCAATGGAATCGGCGGATAATCCCGCCCAATGGGTTCGCCCTCGCCCCATGGTGCTGCTTTTTGATCTGTTTTACTTGTGGACACAAAGTTCTCCTATTTTTTATTTTTTTTGGGATTCACGATACTGTTTGTACTTTGCAGATGCTGGATTCACATGGGCGTACGCTTCCAGTTCGGTTTCCATTCCGCGGTCATTTTGCTGCGCCATCCACGCATCGAGTTCCGTCCGCATCTCTTTCATGATACCTGCGTATTGTGCATCTTCGGAGAGGTTTTTCAACTCGTAGGGATCGTTTTCCAGATCGTAAAATTCCACTGCTGGGCGATGCCTCAAGGCGTGTACCCGGGGCGCGAGTGCTGGATTTTTTTCGGCTGCTTCTGCCCATCCCATTTCGTCCATAAACCGCGTCACATTGCACTGAAACACACCTTCGTGATTGAGATTTGCGATGTATTTATATCTTTTGGAGCGCACCGAGCGAATCGGATAATCTGTCCCGTCCCGAACACCGCGATTGGTATAAGCGCCATATACGTAATCCCGGTGGTGATTGCCATTTCCCACGACGAGATGCCAGAAGCTTTTTCCGTCAAATCCAGATCCTCCATCTGACGCGCCAACTCTGCCCGTATCGATTTGTGCGGGATCGCCACCTGCAACTTGTAGGAGCGTTGGCAAAATATCTACATATTGCACGAGGGCATCGCAGAAAGAACCCGCCTCAATTTTGCCCGGCCAGCGCATGATTAACCCGGTGTGCAATCCGTTTTCATAACACGTCCACTTGCCGCCATAGGGGAATGCTGATCCCTGTTCTGTTGAGAAAACTACGAGGGTGTTATCCGATATGACTTGCATACACCGTCCCAACTCGGCGTCCAGTGCGGTAATTTCGGCATAGTACGCCGCCAATCGCTTCCGCGTTTCCGGGGTGTCGATTAAATACGGTGGAATCGTCACTTTGTCCGGATCGTACATATCCTGCGGACCCTTTGTATATGGCAGGTGGGGATTGCGCGATGCGACGACCAGGCAATAGGGTTGCCCCGGTTCCCGATTGATGAATTCTTGGATAACGCGGATTGACGCATCGGAATCCAACAATTCATTGGTTCTGGTTGTTTTCAATACTTCAAAGGGAAATGACTCGGAAGGTCCGTAGTGTTGTTTTCCAATGATTCCAACGCGATAGCCCAGTGCTTTGAAATGATGCGCCATGCTCTTAACGCCCGTACGGACAAATCCCCCCTGGGGATATGCGCCATTGCGTATCGGAAACATTCCCGTGTACAACTGCTGACGGGTGGGCGCGCAAATTGACGTGGAGGTAAAACACCCATCAAAACGCATGCCTTCACGCGATAAGCGGTCCAGATTTGGCGTTTGCACTTCTGGATTGCCATATACGCCGCAGTCTCGCCACGTCATATCGTCAGCCAAAAACAATACAATATTGGGGCGATCATCTGCTTGTGCCCGAAGTAGCGATGGCATTGCAACGGTCGCTACGGCAGTTTGTTTGATGAACTCGCGTCGGTTCATGATTATCTCCGGTTGTTGTCAGTAGTCAAAGTCATCTTGCTGTGCTTTGCGAATCCGAATGGCAAATGCTTCTTGTGGATTTTTTACTGTGATCTGGTGAATGTCTTCATCGGTAAAATTCGCTTTTCGCATTAGTGGAATGAATTGATCAAAAATGGCATTATAAGGCTTAAAAGGACGGTCGCCATATCCAAATGAATTGCCGTCGTGAGAAAGCAAAACCCGGGGCAAAACGCCAAATCTTCTCATATGGCGCAGCATATCGAGATGGTTATTGAGTGTTTCGTCGCGGATGCTATCCAGTCCGATCCACGCACCTGCCTGTGCAACGGGGGTCAGGTCGGCGGGATCTTTGACGCGTTGTGCGTGTGCCCAGACCCATGCTTCTGGGTGTACGCCCATTTCTTCGAGCAGCGCAACCTGCTCGATAGCCGCGTCCGTGCTGCCACTTGTATGCGAGACAATTGTCAGGCCCGTTTTGAGATGGGTTTTGCCCGCCGCCAAAATGAGTTTCTTGTCTATGTCAGAGGGCATGCCGGGGTCAACGCCAATTTTGATAAATCCCGGGCGAACATCTGTCCCATCAATCCCGTTTTCCCATTCATCAATCCAGCGTTGGGCAATTTGATCAGCCGTTTCTTCAAAGGCGTGCGCTGGCACATAGCGATCGTGCGCTGCGCCAAAATACCCGGTATTGGTCAGTATTTGCATCCCGGTTTCTTGTGAGATGCGCCGGAGCAAATCCACGCGCCGTCCAAAATAAGCCCCTGTGCATTCACAAATGGTTTGCACGCCAAATACTTTTAACATTTTGAGATAGGGGATAACTTTGGCGAATAATTTTTCTTCGTCGTATTGCGCCACTTTGACTGGTTGCCCACCAAAAATGGACATGATGTGTTCGTGGGGGAGGGTGAACCCCATCTGCTCGGGTGCTATCGGTCCGGTTACAGTCATCACCTGTGGTTTCGACGCAAAAGCCGACGGTGCAATTGCCAGCGCACCCGCAGTTGCGAGACTTTGTTGTATAAATGTTCTTCGGGTAATCATTGCGCTCTAAAAATTGTGTACATTGTGTCCCTGCAGGGGGAACCAGATGCAATCTATGACAAATACCAGACCAGTGCTGAACGCTTGTGCTGCCAGCAGGCCGATGAAAAACGGTTTTCCTTTTTCGTATAGCTGCACGCCGCCCATCTTCATCACAACAACTTTGATTGACCACACAATAAATACCGAGAATACGGTTTTACTCACGCCGTAGTTCCCTTGCATGGCCAGTCCAATTGGATGCAGCGGCCAGGAGGGGATCCAGTAACGGATCAGGGTCAAAATTGCCATTGCACTGGCGCCAACTCCCGCCCACATCACGCGGCCATCACCTCCGAGTCCCAGGGGATTCCGGATCGCGTTCATCGCAAAATCAAATGCCCGCGGGCCGACGTTTTTGAGGCCCATATTGCCCAGATTATAAGCCCCGTATTCATAACTCAAGTAGAGCGTGTTGACAATCGAAATCACAAAGCCCACGGCGAGCGATGCCCAGATCACCCCTGTAATCCGCCGGGGTGCTACGGTCTTATCCACTGCTTTCACCGCTTGCGAAAACGACGGCATCAAAAAGCCTTTGCCGATGTCGGGAAAAAAATTAAATACCCGCATAAATGCCAGCGCGGTGATGCTCGAAACCCCCATGAGCGATGCCGAACCAAACGCCTGCACGACCGCGTCATTTGGCTCCAACCGATAATAGGCATAGACCAGACCCAGTTCGGAAACAGCGCGTGCCAGGCCCAAGAATAACAACATTGCCAGAATTAGAAATACTATCGCAACCCATAACGCCATGCCGGTTGCGACCAGCCAGCATGTTGCAAACACGAGCGAGAGTACGAGGCCAAATACCGCCGTGCGGTATGACAATAACTCTCCGCGATCATCTATTTCACAACTCGGGTCCCACGCTTTGCGCCACACGGCCTTCAAGTGCGCGCGCGCCATCCACAAGCCCCACACTGCGAGGAAAATGAGTGCCCCCATGCTCTGCCAGTTTAATAACTCATTTTCCCAGTGCAGACTGGATGAACCCAGGGGATATCCAAAAATATTCGAGGCATAGATCTGAAATGCCGTCAAGACGATAAAAAACCACACGCTGAACAATACATCTAACCGCGCAAAATAGCCAAAACCTATGGCGTAAAAACTGAGGCGAAAGGGCAATGCTGGAAAATCGGGAAAAGCCCGCCAGTTCATTCCCTCAATAGAAATATGCGGGAAAGCCGGCGAAAAATAAGATCCGATATTCCACAGCTTTAACGCCATCACAAGGCCAAACGCGATCCAGAACAACGGGGATCGAAGCATTTTTTCCAGCGTGCCACCCGGCTCAGTCTCAGTCAGCAGGCTTCCCACTTCTACAAGCGGATATGCCAGCCGCTCGTAATCCACCCATTGTTTTCGCAAAATTACCACCACGCTGAATACCGCAAATCCCATCGCGCCCAGGAAGCACATCCACCAGAATATCGGTGCGACCCATACGCGCCAGGGGAATGTTCCCTTTCCGCCCTCGTAAAACCGCGTCATCTCTCCGCCCGCATTGGTCGGCACCTGCCAGTGTGGGATATGTTCGAGCAAGTACGTCGTCCAGCCGTTTTCCGTTGAGGCAAAATAATAAGGCGCGGCTACCACGCCGATCAGATGTCCGCTGATCCCGTCGTAAGACACCGAGATGCCGACCAGCCCAGAAGCCAGGACCACCAGCAACTCCGATCGCGTCAATGCCCAGACCGACCGCCGATGATTTGCCAGCAAGTTGCATATACACAAAATTAAAAAGGGATAGTAGAGCGCTACGGGAAAATGGCTGCGGCTGATATTGGACCCCGATGTGTAATACGGCATCCATTCATTCCACAGCACACTGACCAGGATCATGGTGACCGACGCAAGAGCGGTTCGATAGGTGCGCAAACCCCTGCTGATCGGTTTTTGTGTATGTGCTAATTCTGCCATGGTAGGGATGTTCGCGGGATTCACATAAAAAAGGGAGCCGGTCAAAAACAGGCTCCCTTTTCAAAATGGCGGGGATAGAGGCTAAAAGCCCGCCTGAAGCGTCAAGCGGTTGACGCCGTCAAATACGCCAAAATCGGTGTACGCATAATCCACGCGCAAAGCGAGGCTGCCCAGATCGCGGCCAAAGCCGACGCCCAGAGAGATGCCCTGCTCATCGGTTGGCGTCACATATCCGGCGCGCAAAGACAGGGTTTTCATAATCGTATAATCCACCCCGATCTTGACTTGCTCGGAAAAGTCGCGCGGGCGCTCGGTATCTACCGATAGAATTATGGAATGGGTATCTTTATCCATATCCGTGAGATCGATCAAATCCATCGCCAACCCCATGCGGAATGTCAGCGGCAATTCAAAACTCTCCTCGCTGTACTTGTTTTCCTGAGAGAAATTTCGCGTGTTCAGCGCCAGTGTCAGGCTCTTATATCCCGTCCAGTAGAGTACGCCAAAATCGACAATGGTCGAGCGCTCGCTAAAAGATTTATTTACAGGCGATGCGCCTTCAAGACCCACGGGAACATCGCCGAAGGATTGCTTGGCGATGCGTATATTGCCACCCACT
It encodes the following:
- a CDS encoding MFS transporter, which gives rise to MSTSKTDQKAAPWGEGEPIGRDYPPIPLLEKIAYGIGVLPMNTSVNSIKKLSGPIFNITLGMHPFRVGNVLLAARIWDAITDPFMGWLSDNTKSRWGRRRPYLFLGAILTAIGYALILNVPKGLSQDALYAYFMFTSLGLYTCVTILQVSYNSLGFELSHNYHERTNIFAYRSFFQQISTIIVGYLFYFCTLDIFGDTMTGAKYVGIGVGLVIFLFLLPTVFLVREGHSEQAAKQEKVPVGWAIKTTLKTKPFLILSSLTVVTIFGGNFTLALGPYVNIYHVAQGDVKFGAEIQGHAILIGTIISFAAIPVLTYLSSRIGKIKTLGISITSLLLGSILKWFCYTPAMPYLQLIVQPFIRIGEMGFWLIITSMKADICDWDEWKTGFRREGMYGAATGWFQKVTQATTFALGQGYILAIIGFDATKGVAQDPGVMFWMRFLFAVLPAILAVAGLILLKFYEIDDEKAKEIKADLDKRNS
- a CDS encoding sulfatase, with product MNRREFIKQTAVATVAMPSLLRAQADDRPNIVLFLADDMTWRDCGVYGNPEVQTPNLDRLSREGMRFDGCFTSTSICAPTRQQLYTGMFPIRNGAYPQGGFVRTGVKSMAHHFKALGYRVGIIGKQHYGPSESFPFEVLKTTRTNELLDSDASIRVIQEFINREPGQPYCLVVASRNPHLPYTKGPQDMYDPDKVTIPPYLIDTPETRKRLAAYYAEITALDAELGRCMQVISDNTLVVFSTEQGSAFPYGGKWTCYENGLHTGLIMRWPGKIEAGSFCDALVQYVDILPTLLQVAGGDPAQIDTGRVGASDGGSGFDGKSFWHLVVGNGNHHRDYVYGAYTNRGVRDGTDYPIRSVRSKRYKYIANLNHEGVFQCNVTRFMDEMGWAEAAEKNPALAPRVHALRHRPAVEFYDLENDPYELKNLSEDAQYAGIMKEMRTELDAWMAQQNDRGMETELEAYAHVNPASAKYKQYRESQKK
- a CDS encoding twin-arginine translocation signal domain-containing protein, coding for MITRRTFIQQSLATAGALAIAPSAFASKPQVMTVTGPIAPEQMGFTLPHEHIMSIFGGQPVKVAQYDEEKLFAKVIPYLKMLKVFGVQTICECTGAYFGRRVDLLRRISQETGMQILTNTGYFGAAHDRYVPAHAFEETADQIAQRWIDEWENGIDGTDVRPGFIKIGVDPGMPSDIDKKLILAAGKTHLKTGLTIVSHTSGSTDAAIEQVALLEEMGVHPEAWVWAHAQRVKDPADLTPVAQAGAWIGLDSIRDETLNNHLDMLRHMRRFGVLPRVLLSHDGNSFGYGDRPFKPYNAIFDQFIPLMRKANFTDEDIHQITVKNPQEAFAIRIRKAQQDDFDY
- a CDS encoding PorV/PorQ family protein → MTRKFLTYVALSLMCLTPLYAQDPVDTTDPDDLPVPEPGQDLPRERRAQTGFKFLSVSPDARAAAMGDAYSALRVGSSAMFYNPASMAYATRKFQLSAGQIQWIADVTYNMGSVALNTDWGVFGLSMISVDYGDFERTIRADNEKGFLDVGTYSPSAWAIGLGYARAITDRFSVGGNIRIAKQSFGDVPVGLEGASPVNKSFSERSTIVDFGVLYWTGYKSLTLALNTRNFSQENKYSEESFELPLTFRMGLAMDLIDLTDMDKDTHSIILSVDTERPRDFSEQVKIGVDYTIMKTLSLRAGYVTPTDEQGISLGVGFGRDLGSLALRVDYAYTDFGVFDGVNRLTLQAGF